A segment of the Catenuloplanes nepalensis genome:
ACCACGTGGTGCACAACTACGGCCACGGCGGCGCCGGCGTCAGCCTCTCCTGGGGCTGCGCGGCCGAGGTCCGCGAGCTGATCGCCGCGCTTTAGGGCGTGTTCGGCGGATCACGGCGAGCCGAGATCCACCAAACGCGCCCTCAGAGCGGCGGATCCGTCGCGAGCATGTGCAGGACCGGGCGGAGTTCCTCGAGGTCGACGCCGCCGACCTCCTCGGCGAAGCGGACCACGTCGTCGGGGTCCACCCGGGGCAGTTCCTGGCCCGGGGCGAACGAGTCCGGCATGTCCGGCAGGTCGGGCACGCGCGGGAGGGGCGGGAGCGGGCCCAGATCCAGCGCGGCGCGGACCGACTCGAGCATGGTCAGCAGGTCGGAGCGGGCCAGCTCGCGCAGGAACGCGCGGTCGGTGCGGGCGAAGCCGCGCGGGTCCATGATCGCGTCGACCACCACGCGCTGGGCGCCGCGGCGCACGGTCACGCCCGGCGCGTCGCCGTCGCTCCACAGCGGTGCCAGGTCGAGCGTGTGCAGGCCGGCCGGGGACCACCAGCGCCGCCAGCGTGGATCCGCGTCCACGGCCGCGATCAGCACCTGCATGGTGGCGTCGTAGGCGGGGCGGGTGCCGAGCACGGTGTGCAGGCCACCGCCGTACGTCAGCCAGGTCTCCTCGTCCGTGTCGTCCGCCGTGATCGGCGACCAGAGCGGGTTGCTCCCGGTCTCCACGGCGACCGGCGGCTCGTGCGTCCAGGCCAGGCCGGTCGCCCGCTCGAACGCGTTGGCCGGCACCGCGAGCAGCCACTCCGCCCCCGGACGTGCGAAGGCGGCGATCGCCGGCGGGTCGCCGAGCACCCGAAGGTAGGTCTCCCGGCCCGCCGCCACCACCGCGCACCGGGCCGCCAGGAACGCCTCCGCGTCATCGGGCACGAAGGACGCGTGCGCGGGCGTGTCGATCGCGTGCAGGACCACGGCCAGGTGATCCGCGAACGCGGTGATCTCGTTGATCGGGCGGCCGGACAGCTCGGCCGTGAGCGTGGTGACCGCGGCATCCAGCTCCTCCGCCGACAGCAGCGCGACAGCGGTCCAGAACGAACGCTCATCCATGCCCGTCACCCGCTCTCGTCACACCGGTCACCAGGCTCAACGTAACCGCTCGGCCGTTCCTCCGGGGTGGAATCCGGCTGCGAGGCGCGGCGACCGGCGAAGGCGGCGTTTCGGGCGGACACGCCCCTCGCCCGCCGGAAACACCGCCTTCGCCGGGAGTGGCACCGAGCCGGAGGAGCGGAGGCTCTAGCATCGTCACCTTGTGAGCGCCACGATGATTGCCCGCGAACTCGCCGCCGGTCACGGGGACCGCGTCCTCTTCTCCGGTCTGGACCTGGTCGTCGCGCCCGGCGACGTGGTCGGCCTGGTCGGGGTGAACGGCGCCGGCAAGTCCACGCTGCTCCGCACGCTGGCCGGCCTGATCCCGGCCGAGCAGGGGACGGTGCGGGTCAACCCGCCGGCCGCGACCGTCGGCTACCTGCCGCAGGAGGCGGACCGGGTGCCGGGCGAGTCGGTGCGCGCATTCCTGGCCCGCCGGACCGGCGTGGCCGCGGCCCAGGCCGCGCTGGACAAGGCCACCGACGACCTCACCAACGGGCTCGACCGGGACGACGCCTACTCGACCGCGCTGGAACGCTGGCTCGACCTCGGCGGCGCGGACCTGGACGAGCGGGCCGAGGAGGTGGCGGCCGATCTCGGGCTCGCGGTCGGCTTGGACCACCCGATGACCGGGCTGTCCGGCGGCCAGGCCGCCCGCGCCGGGCTCGCGTCGCTGCTGCTCAGCCGCTACGACGTGGTGCTGCTCGACGAGCCGACCAACGACCTGGACCTGGACGGCCTGGCCCGGCTGGAGCGCTTCGTCACCGGGCTGCGCGCCGCGACCGTGCTGGTCAGCCACGACCGTGAGTTCCTGGCCCGGACCGTGACCCGGGTGGTCGAGCTGGACCTGGCGCAGCAGCAGGTCAACACCTACGGCGGCGGGTACGAGGCGTACCTGGAGGAGCGGGAGACCGCGCGCCGGCACGCCCGCGAGTCCTACGAGGATTACGCGGACACCCGCGAGGGCCTGGAGGCGCGCGCCCGCATGCAGCGCAACTGGATGGAGAAGGGCGTCCGCAACGCGCGCCGCAAGGCCACGGACAACGACAAGATCGGCCGTAAGCACCGGGCCGAGTCGACGGAGAAGCAGGCCGCGAAGGCCCGCCAGACCGAGAAGATGATCGAGCGGCTGGACGTGGTCGAGGAGCCGCGCAAGGAGTGGGAGCTGCGGATGATCATCGCGGCCGCGCCCCGGGCCGGCGCGATCGTCGCGTCGCTGCGGGAGGCGACCGTGACCCGCGGCGGGTTCACGCTCGGGCCGGTCACGCTGCAGATCGACTGGGCGGACCGGGTCGCGATCACCGGCGCGAACGGCTCCGGCAAGTCGACGCTGCTCGCGGCGCTGCTCGGCCGGCTCCCGCTGGACGGCGGCACGGCCGCGCTCGGCTCCGGCGTGGTGGTCGGCGAGGTGGACCAGGCGCGCGGGCTGTTCCTCGGCGACGACGCGCTGATCGACGCGTTCGCCGCGCACGTGCCCGAGCAGGCACCGGCCGAGCTGCGGACGCTGCTGGCCAAGTTCGGGCTGCGCGCGGAGCACGTGCTGCGGCCGGCCGCGTCGTTGTCGCCCGGCGAACGTACCCGCGCGGCTCTGGCTCTGCTCCAGGCACGCGGCGTGAACCTGCTGGTCCTCGACGAGCCCACGAACCATCTGGACCTGCCCGCGATCGAGCAGTTGGAGTCGGCGCTGGAGGGTTACCCCGGCACGCTGCTGCTGGTCACGCACGACCGCCGCATGCTGGACGCGGTCCGGGTCAACCGCCGGCTCGCGGTCGACGCCGGCGCGGTCAGCGAGCAACCGCTGTGACCGTTCCGCAACCGCGCGCCTACCCTACCGACACCGCGCGCCGGGTTAGCTATGTGACCAGCACGAAGTTTCAGGAGGTGCACCGTGAGCACTCGTGAGGCCGTCCGCGCGGACGCGCTGTTCGCATCCTGTCTGCAGGCGTCCCAGCGCCCGGCGGACACCGACGTCCGGGCGGCCGTGGTCGACACGCTCGGCCGGCTCGGCGAGACCGGCTGCGCCGGCGAGGTCGCGGTCGAGTTCGGCGACCACCCGGAATACGCCGCCCACCGGATGACCTGGGCCCTCGACATGATCGACCGCTCCTACCGCGACTGAGCCCCGCGCCGTTTGCTACAAAACCCAAGGACATCCGAGGGTACGGCGAGAGGCGGCGATTCCCGTGACGGGCTGGCAGGGCACCGGACTCCCGGTCGAGGCGGTCCTGCCGTCCCTGATCCCCGCGCTGCGCGAGCACGGCGCGGCCGTGCTGGTCGCGCCGCCCGGCACCGGCAAGACCACGGTGGTCCCGCTGGCGCTGGCCGCGGCCCTCGGCGGCACGGCACCGAGCCTCGGCCCGGCCCCCGGCGCGCCTTCCGGCACCGGCGCGACCGGCGAGCCCGGCACGACAGCCCGAGCAACCGGCGAGCCCGGCACGACAGCCCGAGCAACCGGCGGGTCTCCGGCGATCGCCGGTCGCGTGATCGTGGCCGAACCGCGGCGGGTCGCGGCGCGTGCCGCCGCGCGGCGGATGGCGGCGTTGCTCGGTGAGCCGGTCGGCGAGACCGTCGGATACACGGTCCGGGGCGACCGGAAGGTCGGGCCGCGGACCCGCGTCGAGGTGGTCACGACCGGTGTCCTGGTCGCCCGTCTGCAGCGTGATCCGGAGCTCCCCGGCGTCGCCGCGCTGATCCTCGACGAGTGTCACGAGCGCCACCTGGACTCGGATCTCGCGCTCGCGTTCGCCGCCGACGTCCGCGCGAACCTCCGCCCCGACCTACTCGTCCTCGCCACCTCCGCCACCGCCGAGGCCGACCGGATCGCCCGCTGCCTCGCCTCCCCGGACTCCGACGCCACACCGGACGCCGACGCCTCCCCGGGCTCCGACGCCACGCCGGGCTTCACCGGCGACGGCCCGGCCGCCGCGCCGGAGCGGAACCGCCAGGACGGCCCGGGTGGTTCCGGCGGTAGCAGCCGACACCGCCCGGTCATCGAGAACGCCGCCGCGTCGCGCGGGCCGGCGGCGACCACGCCCGGCGGCGAACCGGCGGCGACCACATCCGGCGGCGAACCGGCGGTGACCGCGACCGGCGGGCCGCCGGTCGCAACCTCGGCTGGCGGGTTACCGGTGGTGATCACGGCCCGCGGGGTACCGGTGGTGACCGCGACCGCGGCGGTGTTTCCGGTGGAGGTGGTGTGGGCGCCGCCGGAGCGGCCGATTCCGCCGCCGCACGGGATGCGGGTGGAGCCGCGGTACCTCGATCATGTGGCGGCGGTGGTGCGGCGGGCGGTGGCGGAGAGCGACGGGGATCTGCTGGTGTTCCTGCCGGGGGCCGGGGAGATCGGTGCGGTGGCCGGGCGGCTGTCCGGGCTGCGCGGCGACGTCGACCTGGTCACGCTGCACGGGCGGCAGGACTCGGGTGCGCAGGACGCGGCGCTGCGGCCGGGTGAGCGGCGGCGCGTGGTGCTGGCCAGCGCGGTCGCGGAGAGCAGCCTGACCGTGCCGGGCGTGCGGGTGGTGGTGGACGCGGGGCTCAGTCGCGTACCCCGGATGGATCTTTCTCGTGGTCTTGGATCTCTCGCGACCGTGCGGGTCTCGCGGGCGTCGGCCACGCAGCGGGCCGGGCGGGCCGGCCGGGAGGCGCCGGGGCGGGTCTACCGGTGCTGGGCGGAGGCGGAGCACGAGCGGCTGCCCGCGTTTCCGGAGCCGGAGATCGCGTCGGCGGATCTGACCGCGTTCGCGCTGGAGCTGGCGGTCTGGGGTGCGCCGGACGGCACCGGCCTCGCGCTCCCCGATCGGCCGCCGGCCGCCGCGCTGGAGGTGGCCACGACGACGCTGCGCGCGCTCGGCGCGGTGGCCGCGACCGGCCGGGTCACGCCGCGCGGCCGGGCCATGTCCCGGGTCGGCGCGCACCCGCGGCTGGCTCGCGCGC
Coding sequences within it:
- a CDS encoding DUF4240 domain-containing protein, translated to MDERSFWTAVALLSAEELDAAVTTLTAELSGRPINEITAFADHLAVVLHAIDTPAHASFVPDDAEAFLAARCAVVAAGRETYLRVLGDPPAIAAFARPGAEWLLAVPANAFERATGLAWTHEPPVAVETGSNPLWSPITADDTDEETWLTYGGGLHTVLGTRPAYDATMQVLIAAVDADPRWRRWWSPAGLHTLDLAPLWSDGDAPGVTVRRGAQRVVVDAIMDPRGFARTDRAFLRELARSDLLTMLESVRAALDLGPLPPLPRVPDLPDMPDSFAPGQELPRVDPDDVVRFAEEVGGVDLEELRPVLHMLATDPPL
- a CDS encoding ABC-F family ATP-binding cassette domain-containing protein, whose protein sequence is MSATMIARELAAGHGDRVLFSGLDLVVAPGDVVGLVGVNGAGKSTLLRTLAGLIPAEQGTVRVNPPAATVGYLPQEADRVPGESVRAFLARRTGVAAAQAALDKATDDLTNGLDRDDAYSTALERWLDLGGADLDERAEEVAADLGLAVGLDHPMTGLSGGQAARAGLASLLLSRYDVVLLDEPTNDLDLDGLARLERFVTGLRAATVLVSHDREFLARTVTRVVELDLAQQQVNTYGGGYEAYLEERETARRHARESYEDYADTREGLEARARMQRNWMEKGVRNARRKATDNDKIGRKHRAESTEKQAAKARQTEKMIERLDVVEEPRKEWELRMIIAAAPRAGAIVASLREATVTRGGFTLGPVTLQIDWADRVAITGANGSGKSTLLAALLGRLPLDGGTAALGSGVVVGEVDQARGLFLGDDALIDAFAAHVPEQAPAELRTLLAKFGLRAEHVLRPAASLSPGERTRAALALLQARGVNLLVLDEPTNHLDLPAIEQLESALEGYPGTLLLVTHDRRMLDAVRVNRRLAVDAGAVSEQPL
- the hrpB gene encoding ATP-dependent helicase HrpB, whose translation is MTGWQGTGLPVEAVLPSLIPALREHGAAVLVAPPGTGKTTVVPLALAAALGGTAPSLGPAPGAPSGTGATGEPGTTARATGEPGTTARATGGSPAIAGRVIVAEPRRVAARAAARRMAALLGEPVGETVGYTVRGDRKVGPRTRVEVVTTGVLVARLQRDPELPGVAALILDECHERHLDSDLALAFAADVRANLRPDLLVLATSATAEADRIARCLASPDSDATPDADASPGSDATPGFTGDGPAAAPERNRQDGPGGSGGSSRHRPVIENAAASRGPAATTPGGEPAATTSGGEPAVTATGGPPVATSAGGLPVVITARGVPVVTATAAVFPVEVVWAPPERPIPPPHGMRVEPRYLDHVAAVVRRAVAESDGDLLVFLPGAGEIGAVAGRLSGLRGDVDLVTLHGRQDSGAQDAALRPGERRRVVLASAVAESSLTVPGVRVVVDAGLSRVPRMDLSRGLGSLATVRVSRASATQRAGRAGREAPGRVYRCWAEAEHERLPAFPEPEIASADLTAFALELAVWGAPDGTGLALPDRPPAAALEVATTTLRALGAVAATGRVTPRGRAMSRVGAHPRLARALLDGAPAVGADRAAEVVAMLSDDTLTGRRDDLAAAWRALRTGVDPAASARWRTESRRLRSAATTSTSAEQDGTHARYGGEAAGPDRTRAGQDRARRGGGRLPDDLAAGLVAGLAYPEWLARARRADGGGYLMAGGTAGELADGSALAGSPWLAIAGADRAAGRANARIRLAAVIDEATAREAGAPLLSAADEVAWDGDELRARHVERLGALVLRERPLAKPDRALVTAALRVALAERGLATVLDWGRDATALRERLAFCRSALGEPWPDVSDAALLDRLDEWLGPELARARRLRDLRQADLGGALRRLLPWREAARLDEVAPERVTVPSGSRVRLDYADPAAPVLAVKVQEAFGWARAPMVGAGRVAVVLHLLSPAGRPVAVTADLPSFWQNGYPQVRAEMRGRYPRHPWPEDPTTAPPTRRLQPRRG